In Ciconia boyciana chromosome 1, ASM3463844v1, whole genome shotgun sequence, the genomic stretch ATCTTGGCCCAAGCCCTGACCCTTGCATCAGCTCCTGCTGGAGGAGCGTGGAAGTTTCCTGGCTCCACCACATCAAGTGGAAAAGGTCCTCAGCTGTCTGCAGGATGGCCTGAAGGGAGGGGGGCCTGCCAGTcaccctcctgctctgctgtcccCTGAGCACTGCAGCAAGGACGCCTGCCACGGCTGTGGCTGCCCCATACCCTGTAGGGCCACAGGTCCCAGGGAAGTGGCCAGAAGCGCTACAGCCATTGCCAGCTGGTGTGCACCTACCTGGGTGCAATGGCAgggcagcctgtgctgccttCCCACCCCTCTGCCTTCCAGCACCCACGCCACCTCCTGCTGGCACTGCTCCAgggggcagccctggcagaTCACAAGAGCTGGGCCAGCACCAGCTGGGCCAGCAGGTAGCGCTACCCTCCCCACCACAGACATACCTCCTGCTGCAGCGGAGCTCAGGCCCTGTCTCATCTCCCAGCCAGTTGCTGCCTGCTACACCATCTCTCACTCTATCCTGCTTCCCCTGTCTGGATCCTGTCTGGAATCCTGTCTGGATTCTGGATTCTATGTCTGCTTCACCTGGCTGGATCAGAgcagtgcagaagaaaaaaacatgtctGCTCACAGCACTGCTCCCTCTCAGGCACAACACTGGGGCTACATCTTCCTAGGACAGCTTCGTGAGCCTACATGCCTGGCTAGCCACCAGGCTGCGCTACCTGTGGTACGGCCCTGCACGACCTCCCCAATGCTGTGTGCTCAGCGCCTCATGCGCATTGCCAGCCCGCTACCGTGCCCAAAATAAAGAAGCTGGAGTCCACAGACTATGGGACTCTAGGCAGAGGGCACTCCACCAGACAAGGGCATGTGTGCACAGGAAGACAGAGCTGGTCTCCAAGGTCACTGACTCTACAGAAAGCCGGTACCCTCCCTACTCCTGCCTGGAATCAAAGGGGATGGGCCACAGCCGCCAACTGCTCCCCCAGAAGAGACAAGCTCCAGGAAGGCAGCGCTCAGGGAACAGCAGGGGTGGAGAAGAAGGCCCCAGGTACAGAAATAAATCGATATATTAGTGTGTACAAAACATGCTGCTTCCTCTGTACAGTGCCCCAGCCAGGCGCAGGCTCCCCACAGGGAGttcacacatatataaataaggCCCAGACAGCTGCAAACAGTATTTACAGCCCGCGGGGGGCTAGCGCCTGCTCTGGGGCCAGCCCCACCGAGACCAGCTGCTACGCCCAGCCCGCGGGATCCTCCATCCCAGCCTGGACTGGCCAGGTTCATTTCAGGTCCACATCAAAgtccagcaccagcagcttgGTCTCCTCTGTGCCATTGCGGCTGCCCACCGCACACACGAGCTTGGTGTTGGAGGCGCGGATGCGCCACACTacgcccccgctgcccccactCTCCAGTGCAACCAGGTTGCGCACAAACTCGCCCGTCTTGAGGTCCCAGAGCTTGACGGTACCATCATCTGAGCTAGTCACCACAAACTTGGAGCTGAACTGTAGGCAGGTCACGGCGCTCTGGTGCTTGCTGGGCCCTGGAAGCAGAGGGTATCTGTTAGACCTCCTGTGCTCCCACCTCCAACCCCAGGCTCTTCAGGAGCGCCCACTGCTGGGCAACATCTGCCCTGCCCCGCCACATCTGGCAGCTAGGAGCAACATGACCCCTCCCCAACACCCCTAGTGAGGGGAGCTGTTCCATCCTCCTGTACTCACCCTGCAGTGTTTGCAGACACTGGCCCGTCTTGATGTCCCAGATCTTGACCGTGGAGTCAGCATTGCCAGATACAAGGATGTTGTCACGTAACTCCATGCCACTTGTGAGCGACTGGTGCCCCATGAGGGTGTGTAGGCAGTTTCCACTCTCTACGTCCCACACGCGAATCGACGTGTCTAGAGAGCCGCTCACGATGTGTGTCCCATCAAACTGCCCAGAGAGACACAGATCAGCACGGCCTGCCCAGAAAGGGGAGGAGCGTTCTTCGCAGTCTGATGTCAGAGACTTGGGGCACGGCAGATTAAGTGATGTGCTCACGTACTCTTTGGCTAATCAACGGTGCACGTGTGTTTGGGGGCATCTTGCCTCCAGGAAACAGACATGGTGCGTGTGTTCCCACAGCACAtgtgggagggggggggggtcagggtggaGGGGCAGAGCGTCTCTCACCTGCAGGGAACAGACATGTCCTGTGTGTCCCTGCAGCACTTGCATGGGGTGGGGAGACAGCCTCTTGCTTGCCAAAACAGGCATGGCTCACGTCCCTGCAGCACgtgagtgggagggaagggggagctAGGGTATTACCTGCAAGGAGTAGACGCGGTTCGTGTGTCCCTGCAGTGTGTGAGTGCAGCTCTCGCTCTCGGGGTCCCAGACTTTCACTGTGTAGTCATATGCACCGCTCACCACCTTGTGCCCGTCATACTGCACGCAGCGCACGGCAGCCACGTGCCCCATCAGCACATGCAGACATTGCCCAGTCTCGATGTCCCAGAGGCGCAGAGTGGCGTCCCGTGAGCCACTCACAACCCTGCGGACAAGGGTGTGCTTGGAGCCCGATTGTGTTGACTCTGGACCTTGCCCAACTGAGATAAGCCCGGACACGAGCTTCCCCAAGGAGTAGCCCCAGCTTATCTTCCCCCATGGATACCTCTTTCCACACAGCACCTTTCAGCTACAGATCAGCCCAAGCCCTGACCACCTCTGCACTTTCACCTCCCCTATACCCCATGCCACAGACTGGCGCAGGTCCCTAATGCTTCTACACCTCCACCTGCGCTGTTCCACAGACCAGAACAGGCCCCGAACACCATCATGCCCATACCTGTTCCCATGCAAGTGCATGCAGCGCACTGTGGACGTGTGCCCGTACAGTGTGTGCACGCATTCGCCTGTGTCTGCATTCCACACTTTGAGCGTCCGGTCCGTGGAGCCGCTGATGACAATGCTGTCCCTCATCTGGGAAGACCACACACCCCCTGTGTGGCCAACCAGTGTCTGCACACACTGCAAAGAACGAGATGCGAGACACTGGTTTGGGAAAGGCTGAACaacacagcaaaaaggaaaagcaaagtgtAGGACTTCTGCCAGGAAGGCTTTTCAGGTCAGCAATCCACCGCCCTGCAGACAGACTCAGGCCCCCACCACACAGTCCTCTCTATGATAACAATGACTTGCTATTCTAAACCCAATTGAGTTTCTTGCCCGTCCTGGATCTCCAGGAGGGTGGTCCACACTCGCTGACTGCCAGGGAAAACACACATGTGGCCAACTCTTGCTCATTTGTTACTGCACCAACAGATTTGTAGCTTAAGACAGCTCTTCCCACTGCTCCTGCAGCCACAGGATCTATCAAATCCTCTCCCCAGCTACACTCTGCCAGAGACAAGATAAACCCACCTAAAAGGTCACTATGCCTCTCACACCTCCAACCATTCCTGCAGCAATGCAGAGGATCAGCATGACTCTCAGTGTGCCAGCGGAGCAGCCCTGACGTGACTATGAACAACAGCTCACCTCCCCAGTGACCGCTGACCACACTTTGAGCGTATTGTCGTCTGAGCCACTGACTATCCGGTTGCCACAGAACTGCAGGCAGGTAATGACATGGTCATCATGTCCCTTCAGCACCTGCACGGAGAACAACGTGAGTAAGGAGGGAGGTGAGGGCAGCTCAGAGCCCCGGAGTCTGCGGAACCTCGGGCCTCAAAAGCAGCCTTTGAGAATGGTGGGGAAGCAGATGGGTCCCTGTAATGCCTGCCACCTCCCTGTTGCTTCTCTGCGGGGCAGCAGCTAGGGTAGGAGCTGGGGGGGGCATTTGGCGGGTATTGCTGGGGGACAGTGGGCTACCCGGGGACTTTAAAACATGGATGGACCCTTGTGGCTATTAAGGCTGCACGAGCTACGAGCTCAGAGCTGATGTTCTGCCCTAGATCAAAAACTGGTGGCCATCAGCCAGAGCACGTTTAGGACCACCAGCTCATTTTCCACGTGGTGGAAGGCAGGCAGCGCACAAACAGCTGTGCaccagctgccagctccccaaCACAGCGATGTGGAAAGAGGGCAGCAAAGGCAGGCAATGACCGAGCAACATCTGGAGGCGGGCAGAGATCAGGCAGGTTAGGCAGGACCCCAGGGAATGAGGAAGCATGCCAGACAGACCTGGCCAAGCCATGGGGAGGGGCAGCATGAAGGCAAGCAGCAGCTCGGTGTGAAAACAAGCCCAGAGCCGCCCTTTGCAGGGAACATATTAAACTTCCCTTCAGCCAGGGAAAGGTACAGGGTGGACGTCCCTGCGGGCAGTGCCCTGGAGAGCTCGGCTCAAGGGGGGGCACAGAGACCAGGGTGTTGGGGGTCTCAGGAAAGGGCTGCCTGGTGCCAATTTGCTGCTGGGGGGTGCAGTCCCTGCAGTGACGGCACCGGGCAAAGCACTGCTGCTCACTGCGAGTGCCGCAGAGGCAGGGGCTTGGAGAAGGGGCTGGGAACAGCGGGGGCCCGGAAAAAGTCTGCAGAggtggagagcagcaggacagagacTGTTACCTGAGAGACTGAGAGAAGGGGTGGctggggctctgctctccctgcctcctgggCAGGGacgaggggcaggcagggaccttGGCAGGGAGAGAACACCCAAGTGTTCCGGAACCTTGTACCGGGGACAAGGCTTGGCTGAGCCCCGGAAGGGCTGTACCACTCCCTGGATGCCAAGGTTGGCTACAGGCCTGCTCAGGTGCTCAGAGAAGGGGTGAAGGGATGGAAACCCCCTCCTCTGGGGTCCAGGGTGACCCTTTTTCTGCTGGCAGAACTGCAGCCCAGTACTACCCACTGTGGCAATCCCCGAGATCGGCCGTGCTGCCAGCCAGAGCACACGGGAAAGCTCCAAGGAAGCTGTGCTGTGCATCTGCTCTCTACAGGCAGGGACAGGAGTTGCAGGAAGCTGGCAGGACCTACACAGCTTCAAGGACGTTTAAATTCAAGTATTTCCAGGTGAACACCTCTGGCCTATGCCTCCTGAAGACAGGCCAAACTTTTGAATCTTTTCCCGAggcacttttaaaattcttagtGTTGTTCTCATCCTATTGGTCATGGATATTTCTCCGCCACTTCCTTCCTGTACCAACTTCCTATACGTCAAAGCTCTAGAGTCTGGTTCTCAGCAAGGACTCCTGAAAGCACCCACCTTGGGGGCTTTAAGCTCCCCACTGCGCCAATTCATGTCGATTTTGTGCTGCCGCATGAAGGCAAATTTCCAGGGGCTATACATGAATCCAGGGCTCAGCAGGCGCCGCTTCCGCAGGTTCAAGGGCTCCTCAATgcctgcaggaggaaaaacacagcaggaTGCCTCACAGTACGCAGGTGGTCCATGCCCTCACCCTACTGGGGAGCTAAGATGACATAGATACGTGGGATCTGTGGGCTACCCCACTGCAGATCCCAGCCACAACGTGCCACATGCCATACAGAGGAGGGGTCTTTACCTTCTTCGCGGCATTTCTCTCTCCAAAGCAGGTTATCTTCAGCCAAGACCCTCCAGTAGCGACAGGTCTGGGCAGCACGCAGCAGGTCGCGAGGCTCCAGGAATGAGAGGACATAGAGTGCCAGCTGCAGGATTGGAAGCCCAGTCACAAGGGCACAGGGGGCTCCCGTGGCTGGTAACTGGTGCCCAGCACGAGGGCCAGCCTGTCCCTTGCCTCAACTCACCTCCTTGGGCAGCAGGGAAATGAAGTCTCTCTGGAACTGGGGTTCAATGACCTGCATCATGTACTTGATTTGGGAGGGCTCGCAGCGATCAATGAGCTCATCCAGAGCAAGCAGCTTCTCTGGGCCACTCCACCGCTGAAGACAGGGACATCAGTCACGATGCCTGCACGCACGGCAGGCCCTCGCAGCCTCCCCTGTGGGCCTGTGCAGCGCCGatgcccccaccccagccccagcagatACACCAACCAGCAGGGGCAAGACAGGCTAGCCGGGCCTCTGGAGCAGGCCAGGGCTCTGCTACCTCGATCCCAAGACAGAGAGGAGCCACAGAGACGGGGTTGGTGGAGCTCCATCTTATGTGACTCATGGAGCTCATGGAAGCTCCATGAGTCACATAAGATGGAACACAggtgctgtgtgatggcagaCAAAGCAACACCACTCCAGGACGAAGGGGAGCAAGAGGGGGGCTAACACCATTTCTGTGCTCCTTTACCTGAGGCAAAACCTCACCAAAAATCCACCGTGGGACCCAAACCCCTGCCTGTGGTGGGTCTCATGCAGACAGACTCCCTAGGGCTtggctcccctcctgcctgcctgtcaAACCCAAAGCTTTGCGGTGCCCTCCGAGGTGAGCCCTTTGAGCCTACCTGGAAGGTGCGGAGCCAGTCCTGCAGCTCGGGAGGAGGGGCAACCGAGGGGATGCGTCGGCGCCGTGCCTGGCCTGCTTTGGCGTTGCGCAGGTCCCCAAAGGTAGTCGTGGGACTGGGCATGCAGGGACCCAGTGTCCTGGACCACAGCCGGGGAGAGA encodes the following:
- the RRP8 gene encoding ribosomal RNA-processing protein 8 isoform X8 yields the protein MTCRRRPSSEEAARVSPGLQGDSKAPVPQVVAEEEDVSGPWEPERSGKGSPGSGPEADDASGQGAQEPVSSTGCGEQEEEEEEEEEEEGSCYSEEGEDGSNVYFYYTIGERWIDYLQRTEDGGLLRHVRPKMKRKSENGLDGRALSPGKKLCKGSEYSRTLGPCMPSPTTTFGDLRNAKAGQARRRRIPSVAPPPELQDWLRTFQRWSGPEKLLALDELIDRCEPSQIKYMMQVIEPQFQRDFISLLPKELALYVLSFLEPRDLLRAAQTCRYWRVLAEDNLLWREKCREEGIEEPLNLRKRRLLSPGFMYSPWKFAFMRQHKIDMNWRSGELKAPKVLKGHDDHVITCLQFCGNRIVSGSDDNTLKVWSAVTGECVQTLVGHTGGVWSSQMRDSIVISGSTDRTLKVWNADTGECVHTLYGHTSTVRCMHLHGNRVVSGSRDATLRLWDIETGQCLHVLMGHVAAVRCVQYDGHKVVSGAYDYTVKVWDPESESCTHTLQGHTNRVYSLQFDGTHIVSGSLDTSIRVWDVESGNCLHTLMGHQSLTSGMELRDNILVSGNADSTVKIWDIKTGQCLQTLQGPSKHQSAVTCLQFSSKFVVTSSDDGTVKLWDLKTGEFVRNLVALESGGSGGVVWRIRASNTKLVCAVGSRNGTEETKLLVLDFDVDLK
- the RRP8 gene encoding ribosomal RNA-processing protein 8 isoform X6; translated protein: MKKALQLSLGAGKACGNRKDCIGMAVLGRRCPLPQMGAVARTCSTKELKGFNSLDDLLHVKGITTRILELNSQRMTCRRRPSSEEAARVSPGLQGDSKAPVPQVVAEEEDVSGPWEPERSGKGSPGSGPEADDASGQGAQEPVSSTGCGEQEEEEEEEEEEEGSCYSEEGEDGSNVYFYYTIGERWIDYLQRTEDGGLLRHVRPKMKRKSENGLDGRALSPGKKLCKGSEYSRTLGPCMPSPTTTFGDLRNAKAGQARRRRIPSVAPPPELQDWLRTFQRWSGPEKLLALDELIDRCEPSQIKYMMQVIEPQFQRDFISLLPKELALYVLSFLEPRDLLRAAQTCRYWRVLAEDNLLWREKCREEGIEEPLNLRKRRLLSPGFMYSPWKFAFMRQHKIDMNWRSGELKAPKVLKGHDDHVITCLQFCGNRIVSGSDDNTLKVWSAVTGECVQTLVGHTGGVWSSQMRDSIVISGSTDRTLKVWNADTGECVHTLYGHTSTVRCMHLHGNRVVSGSRDATLRLWDIETGQCLHVLMGHVAAVRCVQYDGHKVVSGAYDYTVKVWDPESESCTHTLQGHTNRVYSLQFDGTHIVSGSLDTSIRVWDVESGNCLHTLMGHQSLTSGMELRDNILVSGNADSTVKIWDIKTGQCLQTLQGPSKHQSAVTCLQFSSKFVVTSSDDGTVKLWDLKTGEFVRNLVALESGGSGGVVWRIRASNTKLVCAVGSRNGTEETKLLVLDFDVDLK
- the RRP8 gene encoding ribosomal RNA-processing protein 8 isoform X5, producing MEERLLAARFRYINQQLYTSTSREAAQLFRSDPEAFEIYHRGFAQQVGRWPENPVHRIVRYLRRRPASLVVADFGCGDCKIASSVRNKVHSFDLVPLSPLVTVCDMAKVPLAAESVDVAVFCLALMGTNLQEILEEANRVLKQGGTLMVAEVASRFEDIRAFVNAMAQLGFKSVSKALQLSLGAGKACGNRKDCIGMAVLGRRCPLPQMGAVARTCSTKELKGFNSLDDLLHVKGITTRILELNSQRMTCRRRPSSEEAARVSPGLQGDSKAPVPQVVAEEEDVSGPWEPERSGKGSPGSGPEADDASGQGAQEPVSSTGCGEQEEEEEEEEEEEGSCYSEEGEDGSNVYFYYTIGERWIDYLQRTEDGGLLRHVRPKMKRKSENGLDGRALSPGKKLCKGSEYSRTLGPCMPSPTTTFGDLRNAKAGQARRRRIPSVAPPPELQDWLRTFQRWSGPEKLLALDELIDRCEPSQIKYMMQVIEPQFQRDFISLLPKELALYVLSFLEPRDLLRAAQTCRYWRVLAEDNLLWREKCREEGIEEPLNLRKRRLLSPGFMYSPWKFAFMRQHKIDMNWRSGELKAPKVLKGHDDHVITCLQFCGNRIVSGSDDNTLKVWSAVTGECVQTLVGHTGGVWSSQMRDSIVISGSTDRTLKVWNADTGECVHTLYGHTSTVRCMHLHGNRVVSGSRDATLRLWDIETGQCLHVLMGHVAAVRCVQYDGHKVVSGAYDYTVKVWDPESESCTHTLQGHTNRVYSLQFDGTHIVSGSLDTSIRVWDVESGNCLHTLMGHQSLTSGMELRDNILVSGNADSTVKIWDIKTGQCLQTLQGPSKHQSAVTCLQFSSKFVVTSSDDGTVKLWDLKTGEFVRNLVALESGGSGGVVWRIRASNTKLVCAVGSRNGTEETKLLVLDFDVDLK
- the RRP8 gene encoding ribosomal RNA-processing protein 8 isoform X7; translated protein: MSGPGGPGPGGGKLDINRAGVAELEGALSGIGRRRARGIVRKREELKGFNSLDDLLHVKGITTRILELNSQRMTCRRRPSSEEAARVSPGLQGDSKAPVPQVVAEEEDVSGPWEPERSGKGSPGSGPEADDASGQGAQEPVSSTGCGEQEEEEEEEEEEEGSCYSEEGEDGSNVYFYYTIGERWIDYLQRTEDGGLLRHVRPKMKRKSENGLDGRALSPGKKLCKGSEYSRTLGPCMPSPTTTFGDLRNAKAGQARRRRIPSVAPPPELQDWLRTFQRWSGPEKLLALDELIDRCEPSQIKYMMQVIEPQFQRDFISLLPKELALYVLSFLEPRDLLRAAQTCRYWRVLAEDNLLWREKCREEGIEEPLNLRKRRLLSPGFMYSPWKFAFMRQHKIDMNWRSGELKAPKVLKGHDDHVITCLQFCGNRIVSGSDDNTLKVWSAVTGECVQTLVGHTGGVWSSQMRDSIVISGSTDRTLKVWNADTGECVHTLYGHTSTVRCMHLHGNRVVSGSRDATLRLWDIETGQCLHVLMGHVAAVRCVQYDGHKVVSGAYDYTVKVWDPESESCTHTLQGHTNRVYSLQFDGTHIVSGSLDTSIRVWDVESGNCLHTLMGHQSLTSGMELRDNILVSGNADSTVKIWDIKTGQCLQTLQGPSKHQSAVTCLQFSSKFVVTSSDDGTVKLWDLKTGEFVRNLVALESGGSGGVVWRIRASNTKLVCAVGSRNGTEETKLLVLDFDVDLK